Proteins encoded together in one Kutzneria kofuensis window:
- a CDS encoding DUF2397 domain-containing protein codes for MEQEQHAQDTLTASGPGSESTDRRLLLYAYLQPREHHRTYLTTMRLFASTLLADLSAGEVAAKLAAAEREGLIDPGESRIETVIARLKQLVEWGNLVPGRREVIAASIAEFQHGSVRYQVSKLAVRVQRDVDELLRVPEGAREVSRELLPAIERGLGQLGRSLSDAVFTEGGPGAKRAREALAEQVTTLFLQHAELAVTVRDFYAYLGQIVTRHHLAPDEISGFRNLLVEYIQMVVEDVLRHTPAIAESLGQLARGRSELLRLLGPANALGSDDLLAGTAIERSRGRTAADWQDLTDWFVDRPGRPSQVTALREATGRAIGSLLASVKRATSGGGLLPGRRAELLKLAGWFDSATPDQAHSLYAAAFGLYSARNLLPSPEHDGDDEHTPWRDGPVLDVTVSVRSRGDRGARGRTSRIVDDPITEQALLAEARHVDKKRSEAVTELVEAAPTIEESRLSHGALDVFCELLTMAMAQRERAEDVGSAADPVRGLKLTVTPEEGRTTTIKTAGGTLTLHNASVALEAGA; via the coding sequence GTGGAGCAGGAGCAGCACGCCCAGGACACGCTCACGGCGTCCGGCCCGGGCTCGGAGTCGACCGATCGCAGGCTGCTGCTGTACGCGTACCTCCAGCCCCGCGAGCATCACCGCACCTATCTGACGACGATGCGGCTGTTCGCGTCGACGCTGCTGGCCGACCTGTCGGCCGGTGAGGTGGCGGCGAAGCTGGCGGCGGCGGAGCGGGAGGGGCTGATCGACCCGGGTGAGTCCCGGATCGAGACGGTGATCGCCCGGCTCAAGCAGCTGGTGGAGTGGGGCAACCTGGTGCCGGGCCGGCGCGAGGTGATCGCTGCCAGCATCGCGGAGTTCCAGCACGGCAGCGTCCGCTACCAGGTGAGCAAGCTCGCGGTGCGGGTGCAGCGCGACGTCGACGAGCTGCTGCGGGTTCCGGAGGGTGCCCGCGAGGTGTCGCGCGAGCTGCTGCCGGCGATCGAGCGCGGCCTCGGCCAGCTCGGCCGGTCGCTGTCGGACGCGGTGTTCACCGAGGGTGGTCCGGGCGCGAAGCGGGCCCGGGAGGCGCTGGCCGAGCAGGTCACGACGTTGTTCCTGCAGCACGCGGAGCTCGCGGTGACGGTCCGCGACTTCTACGCCTACCTGGGTCAGATCGTCACGCGACACCACCTGGCGCCGGACGAGATCTCCGGCTTCCGCAACCTGCTCGTCGAGTACATCCAGATGGTCGTCGAGGACGTGCTGCGGCACACGCCGGCGATCGCGGAGTCGCTCGGGCAGCTGGCGCGGGGCCGGAGCGAGCTGCTGCGGCTACTCGGGCCGGCCAACGCGCTCGGCTCCGACGACCTGCTCGCGGGGACTGCGATCGAACGGTCACGCGGCCGGACCGCGGCGGACTGGCAGGACCTGACCGACTGGTTCGTCGACCGTCCGGGTCGACCCAGTCAGGTCACAGCGCTACGCGAAGCGACCGGCCGCGCGATCGGGTCACTGCTCGCGAGCGTGAAACGGGCGACCTCCGGCGGCGGGCTGCTGCCGGGTCGCCGGGCCGAGCTGTTGAAGCTCGCCGGCTGGTTCGACAGTGCGACGCCGGACCAGGCGCACTCGCTCTACGCCGCCGCGTTCGGGCTTTACTCGGCACGCAATCTGCTGCCGTCGCCGGAACACGACGGTGACGACGAACACACCCCATGGCGTGACGGCCCGGTGCTCGACGTGACGGTCAGTGTGCGCAGCCGCGGGGACCGCGGCGCGCGGGGCCGGACGTCCCGGATCGTCGACGACCCGATCACCGAGCAGGCGCTGCTCGCCGAGGCGCGACATGTCGACAAGAAACGCTCGGAGGCGGTGACCGAGCTGGTGGAGGCGGCGCCGACGATCGAGGAGAGCCGGCTTTCCCATGGCGCCCTCGACGTGTTCTGCGAGCTGTTGACGATGGCGATGGCGCAGCGCGAGCGGGCCGAGGACGTCGGCTCGGCCGCCGACCCGGTGCGCGGGCTGAAGCTCACCGTCACCCCCGAGGAAGGCCGGACGACGACCATCAAGACCGCTGGCGGCACGCTGACCCTGCACAACGCGTCCGTGGCGCTGGAGGCCGGCGCATGA
- a CDS encoding TIGR02678 family protein, whose protein sequence is MKDVLDGLSDIDAANVVRCARVLLRRPLLRADGPDGDLLPLVYRHRTTLQDLFAGLLAYRLVVERRFARLYKPGPGFDPTRGEPTLSPRGYTYFALTIAALTGVGRQVLLSRLVTDVRAAAVEAGVAVTDDLPDRRALTAALRHLLALGVITETEGTVAPWGTEGPAEALITIDTDLLGQLLSGPLLEATGPDHLIELAARPGPRGAEHAVRRKLVENPVVLQTDLPPDQMEWLRRNQRRESALLERNFGLVTETRLEGVAVTDPEDYLTDVLFPGSGTVARIALLALPELIADPDPELFADDVEPPEPRPDGRHPVQYGQVRLICAQLVEDYPAAWSRQATEDLDRLTNDVLDLLVRMGLAVDDPVEGWLIAPTAHRWVPQPDDTPARSTPPPPPAEPEEPGWSLFDGEGEL, encoded by the coding sequence ATGAAGGACGTGCTCGACGGCCTCTCCGACATCGACGCCGCGAACGTGGTGCGCTGCGCTCGCGTGCTGCTGAGGCGGCCTTTGTTGCGTGCGGACGGACCAGATGGCGACTTGCTGCCGCTCGTCTACCGGCACCGCACCACGCTCCAGGACCTGTTCGCCGGGCTGCTGGCGTACCGGCTCGTGGTGGAGCGCCGCTTCGCCCGCCTCTACAAGCCGGGGCCGGGCTTCGACCCGACCCGCGGGGAGCCGACGCTGTCGCCGCGCGGCTACACCTACTTCGCGCTGACGATCGCCGCGCTGACCGGCGTCGGCCGCCAGGTGCTGCTGTCGCGCCTGGTCACCGACGTGCGGGCGGCTGCGGTCGAGGCCGGCGTCGCCGTCACGGATGACCTGCCGGACCGCCGCGCGCTGACGGCGGCGCTGCGTCACCTGCTCGCGTTGGGCGTGATCACGGAGACCGAGGGCACCGTCGCGCCGTGGGGCACCGAGGGGCCGGCCGAGGCACTGATCACCATCGACACCGATCTGCTCGGGCAGCTGCTGTCCGGCCCGTTGCTGGAGGCGACCGGCCCGGATCACCTGATCGAGCTCGCCGCCCGGCCCGGCCCGCGCGGCGCCGAGCACGCCGTGCGGCGCAAGCTCGTCGAGAATCCGGTCGTGCTCCAGACCGACCTGCCGCCCGACCAGATGGAATGGCTGCGGCGGAACCAGCGTCGGGAGTCGGCGCTGCTCGAACGCAACTTCGGGCTGGTCACCGAGACGCGGCTGGAGGGCGTCGCGGTCACCGACCCCGAGGACTACCTCACCGACGTGCTGTTCCCGGGGTCGGGGACGGTCGCCCGGATCGCGCTGCTGGCGCTGCCGGAGCTGATCGCCGACCCGGATCCGGAGTTGTTCGCCGACGACGTCGAGCCGCCCGAGCCGCGGCCCGACGGCCGGCACCCGGTGCAGTACGGGCAGGTGCGGCTGATCTGCGCGCAGCTCGTCGAGGACTATCCGGCGGCGTGGTCGCGGCAGGCCACCGAGGATCTCGACCGGCTCACGAACGACGTGCTGGACCTGCTGGTCCGCATGGGGCTGGCCGTCGACGACCCGGTCGAGGGCTGGCTGATCGCGCCCACCGCGCACCGCTGGGTGCCGCAGCCGGACGACACGCCGGCGCGCAGCACCCCGCCACCACCGCCGGCGGAACCCGAAGAGCCCGGCTGGTCCCTGTTCGACGGAGAAGGTGAACTGTGA
- a CDS encoding TIGR02680 family protein, with protein MSDQRWTLHRGGIVNVWQYAEQVFDFSGGRAIFQGTNGSGKSRTLELLLPLCLDGDLRQLGSKGFDTVSIRRLMLDDYDGGPNRIGYAWIELRRGEDEYLTCGLGVKASKTSQQITDSWRFVTSARVGKDLRLAGPDRVPIGPAQLRDLVGADCMFEDAAFRAKIAETVYGVPAARYADLLHLQRTLRNPDVGLKVLEGQLEQILSDALPPLDVALVEQLATSFDDLESIRENITRLTTADSALTAFLGTYSGYALASLRGFGDKVVSSRKSLTALGSELESLERKLAAARDGRVTAEQAVAEQEAQDSQLDARIEALKELPAYRGMRDLQDREQLVARSRSAAEAALDTASRQRAQEDRAVDSVLAVLRRLGLDIDSADELAGHARERLAIAGLDGDLCPKVPPMPPTDAQVTQDRVRAKPDPEAEALTIDRRLLPAIDPQSLLDTLSDAGRQAEQVATEARRRNALTLSLHERALASDRQLRDVEELHRAARQAQLTATEAAGRRNEAGQQLATAVDVWREQARRWAAENGPQPPTAERLIEDRGAARAARDSVRQWASPKSHELRQRVVGAEQRLDDLRATITQYEAEVVALRSGGADEQSDPSAFHRLVDFVPTLPEAEQAGLEAALQASGLLTARVSATGRVSDADLAEVIALAGPAADGRTLADVLIPAAEPGCPVPSEVVAKLLAAVGVADEPASTETPGLVLATSGAWRAGVLCGAQTKPVAEFVGTGAREAARQRRLAELSSAVERLHVELADAERMCDQARAAAAEWEQHVETFPDDGELISAHAKLTSAKESAQEAEERAYSLRAEHQASDERWHAARAELVQAASEAGIGLGDTVDTEALDRANRAASEARVAAEQLAEALAGRCARTVIDLIDAMQHHHAALTDRTEAESAADALCVEYADRSHGLAELSSAIGGEAEEVSRQLATLDAERRALRKQLPQSREKVVELREQATKLETLLETKRAQLTGREGDASAAVDAFEQALAAPGVWSAAFPEVELPAEVDGALALLDGAGDRKGSTEGTVIGKLQVLQTSLAGTHDIGAETAGGVLTVTVTGEDGPRPVADAALRVSQRLAEQRGFLGERYQSIFADYLIRDLAERLRGQIEVAEDLCRRMNDVLDQARSSQGVHVQLEWRPSAALDDRTKQALELVRTPLADRTSEQDDLLRQVITERIEAERDAHSSGYAEILARALDYRTWYSFTVRVRDTGPDGKPRVRRLRQLSSGETRLVSYVTLFAAAASFYDAVSSGGEEAPLRLVLLDEAFERLDDPTIARMLGLLVDLDMDWVITWPSGWGVSSKIPRMHIYDVLRPKNGRGVACTHTTWDGAGLDREDP; from the coding sequence GTGAGCGATCAGCGTTGGACGCTGCACCGGGGTGGCATCGTCAACGTGTGGCAGTACGCCGAGCAGGTCTTCGACTTCTCCGGCGGGCGGGCGATCTTCCAGGGCACCAACGGCTCCGGCAAGTCGCGCACGCTGGAGCTGCTGCTCCCGCTGTGTCTGGACGGCGACCTGCGGCAGCTGGGCTCGAAGGGCTTCGACACGGTCAGCATCCGGCGGCTCATGCTGGACGACTACGACGGCGGTCCGAACCGGATCGGCTACGCCTGGATCGAGTTGCGCCGGGGCGAGGACGAGTACCTGACCTGCGGTCTCGGCGTGAAGGCGTCGAAGACCTCGCAGCAGATCACCGACTCGTGGCGGTTCGTCACCTCGGCCCGCGTCGGCAAGGACCTGCGGCTGGCCGGGCCGGACCGGGTGCCGATCGGGCCGGCGCAGCTGCGTGACCTGGTCGGCGCGGACTGCATGTTCGAGGACGCGGCGTTCCGGGCGAAGATCGCCGAGACCGTCTACGGCGTGCCGGCGGCCCGCTACGCCGACCTGCTGCACCTGCAGCGGACGCTGCGCAATCCGGACGTCGGCCTGAAGGTGCTGGAAGGCCAGCTGGAGCAGATCCTGTCCGACGCGCTGCCGCCGCTGGACGTGGCGCTGGTCGAGCAGCTGGCGACGTCGTTCGACGACCTGGAGTCGATCCGCGAGAACATCACGCGGCTGACCACCGCCGACTCGGCGCTGACGGCGTTCCTCGGCACCTACTCCGGCTACGCGCTGGCGAGCCTGCGCGGCTTCGGCGACAAGGTGGTGAGCAGCCGTAAGAGCCTAACGGCGCTTGGTTCTGAACTGGAGTCGCTGGAGCGGAAGCTCGCGGCGGCGCGGGACGGCCGGGTGACCGCAGAGCAGGCGGTCGCCGAGCAGGAGGCGCAGGACAGCCAGCTCGACGCGCGTATCGAGGCGTTGAAGGAGCTGCCGGCGTATCGCGGGATGCGGGACCTGCAGGACCGCGAGCAACTGGTCGCCCGGTCGCGGTCGGCGGCCGAGGCGGCGCTGGACACCGCGAGCCGGCAGCGCGCGCAGGAGGACCGCGCGGTCGACTCCGTGCTGGCGGTGCTGCGGCGGCTCGGGCTCGACATCGACAGCGCCGACGAGTTGGCGGGGCACGCGCGTGAGCGGCTGGCGATCGCCGGCCTGGACGGCGATCTGTGTCCGAAGGTGCCGCCGATGCCGCCAACCGACGCGCAGGTGACGCAGGACCGGGTGCGGGCGAAGCCGGATCCGGAGGCCGAGGCGTTGACGATCGACCGGCGGCTGCTGCCGGCGATCGATCCGCAGTCGCTCCTCGACACGCTCAGCGACGCCGGTCGGCAGGCCGAGCAGGTCGCGACCGAGGCTCGTCGCCGCAATGCGCTGACGTTGTCGCTGCACGAGCGGGCGCTGGCGTCGGACCGTCAGCTGCGTGACGTCGAGGAGCTGCATCGCGCGGCGCGGCAGGCGCAGCTGACCGCGACCGAGGCGGCCGGGCGTCGCAACGAGGCTGGCCAGCAGTTGGCGACGGCCGTGGACGTGTGGCGTGAGCAGGCGCGGCGGTGGGCCGCGGAGAACGGGCCGCAGCCGCCGACCGCGGAGCGGTTGATCGAGGATCGCGGCGCGGCGCGGGCGGCTCGGGACAGCGTGCGGCAGTGGGCGTCGCCGAAGTCGCACGAGCTGCGGCAGCGGGTCGTGGGCGCCGAGCAGCGGCTGGACGACCTGCGGGCGACGATCACGCAGTACGAGGCCGAGGTCGTCGCGCTGCGTTCCGGCGGCGCGGACGAGCAGTCCGATCCGTCGGCGTTCCACCGGCTCGTCGACTTCGTGCCGACACTGCCGGAGGCCGAGCAGGCCGGCCTGGAGGCGGCGCTGCAGGCGAGCGGGTTGCTGACGGCTCGGGTCTCGGCGACCGGTCGTGTCTCCGATGCCGACCTGGCCGAGGTGATCGCGCTCGCCGGCCCGGCGGCGGACGGCCGGACGCTGGCCGACGTGCTGATCCCGGCGGCCGAGCCGGGCTGCCCGGTCCCGAGCGAGGTCGTGGCGAAGCTGCTGGCGGCGGTGGGTGTCGCCGACGAGCCGGCGTCGACCGAGACGCCCGGCCTGGTGCTGGCGACGAGCGGCGCGTGGCGGGCCGGCGTGCTGTGCGGGGCTCAGACGAAGCCGGTCGCGGAGTTCGTCGGCACCGGCGCTCGGGAGGCGGCACGGCAGCGTCGGCTGGCCGAGCTGAGCTCGGCGGTCGAGCGGCTGCACGTCGAGTTGGCCGACGCGGAGCGCATGTGCGACCAGGCGCGTGCGGCCGCGGCCGAGTGGGAGCAGCACGTCGAGACGTTCCCGGACGACGGCGAACTGATCTCCGCGCACGCGAAGCTGACCAGCGCGAAGGAGTCGGCGCAGGAGGCCGAGGAGCGCGCCTACTCGCTGCGCGCCGAGCACCAGGCCAGCGACGAGCGGTGGCATGCGGCGCGGGCCGAGCTGGTGCAGGCGGCGTCCGAGGCCGGCATCGGGCTGGGCGACACCGTCGACACGGAAGCACTCGATCGGGCGAATCGGGCGGCGTCGGAGGCGCGGGTAGCCGCCGAGCAGCTGGCCGAGGCGTTGGCCGGGCGGTGCGCGCGGACCGTCATCGACCTGATCGACGCGATGCAGCACCACCACGCGGCGCTGACCGACCGGACCGAGGCGGAGTCGGCGGCGGACGCGCTGTGCGTCGAGTACGCGGACCGGTCGCACGGGCTGGCCGAGCTGAGTTCGGCCATCGGCGGCGAGGCCGAGGAGGTCTCGCGGCAGCTGGCGACGTTGGACGCGGAGCGGCGGGCCCTGCGCAAGCAGCTGCCGCAGTCGCGGGAGAAGGTCGTCGAGCTGCGTGAGCAGGCGACGAAGCTGGAGACGTTGCTGGAGACGAAGCGGGCGCAGTTGACCGGTCGGGAGGGAGATGCCTCGGCCGCGGTGGACGCGTTCGAGCAGGCCCTGGCGGCGCCGGGTGTGTGGTCGGCGGCGTTCCCCGAGGTCGAGTTGCCCGCCGAGGTCGACGGCGCATTGGCGCTGCTCGACGGTGCCGGCGATCGCAAGGGTTCGACCGAGGGCACCGTCATCGGCAAGCTCCAGGTGCTGCAGACCTCGCTGGCCGGCACGCACGACATCGGCGCCGAGACCGCCGGCGGGGTGTTGACCGTGACCGTCACCGGGGAGGACGGGCCGCGCCCCGTCGCCGACGCCGCGCTGCGGGTGTCGCAGCGGCTGGCCGAGCAGCGTGGCTTCCTCGGCGAGCGGTACCAGTCGATCTTCGCCGACTACCTGATCCGGGACCTGGCCGAGCGGCTGCGCGGGCAGATCGAGGTCGCCGAGGACCTGTGCCGGCGGATGAACGACGTGCTCGACCAGGCTCGGTCCAGCCAGGGCGTGCACGTCCAGCTCGAATGGCGGCCGTCGGCGGCCCTCGACGACCGGACCAAGCAGGCCCTCGAGCTCGTGCGGACGCCTCTGGCCGACCGCACGTCCGAGCAGGACGACCTGCTCCGGCAGGTCATCACCGAGCGGATCGAGGCCGAGCGGGACGCCCATTCCAGCGGCTACGCCGAGATCCTGGCGCGGGCCCTCGACTACCGGACCTGGTACTCGTTCACCGTTCGGGTCCGCGACACCGGCCCCGACGGCAAGCCCCGGGTCCGGCGGCTCCGGCAGCTGTCCTCCGGTGAGACCCGGCTCGTGTCGTACGTGACCCTCTTCGCCGCCGCCGCGTCGTTCTACGACGCCGTCAGCAGCGGCGGCGAGGAGGCTCCCCTGCGGCTGGTGCTGCTCGACGAGGCCTTCGAGCGCCTCGACGACCCCACCATCGCCCGCATGCTCGGGCTGCTCGTCGACCTCGACATGGACTGGGTGATCACCTGGCCCAGCGGCTGGGGCGTGTCGTCCAAGATCCCGCGCATGCACATCTACGACGTCCTGCGCCCCAAGAACGGACGCGGCGTCGCCTGCACGCACACCACCTGGGACGGCGCCGGCCTGGACCGCGAAGACCCGTAA
- a CDS encoding PKD domain-containing protein, whose protein sequence is MSRRLAPSALVLTLVSSAALAVPANAATATDLYVAQRSMSCLDTGPGTQNQPFCTVQAAADVALPGQTVHVDAGDYAPVTITRSGSPGTPITFVSVKQLLGAPVQTAVGFTSDGYQAPHAFTVTGSHDIVISTFDTVGTAGAFVIDNSSRVTVDSNYVSVGHGLETAPTAGVSLTNGSSAVTISRNLITGWGATGVSVGQGVTDSTVTTNLIRGNYGPGVVATDAPGTVVSSNTVFGNCVAGISLGGATTGATVENNIVGSNDATVSNEPNCKVHRSPSSAEIVVAAGSTDGTVVDYNLTHPLSGGSAYSWGGVGYKTSADFHSASGQGVHEMTADPKFAASATLALAEGSPAIDSGDPTAPGELPTDLNHAPRVDDPLAANASAGFADRGASELQDPFQLKQFDVSPTQGPSPLPVTLKAEVDDPWSTQPSYTFEFGDGSAPVTTGSLAVQHTYEHASDSSYETEVTVNLPAGVTRHAANLVKVTTPAPPVAKLTVRQVGPLTVDVDARDSTDPWAITEYDYDHGDGSPVIKSPNGTDDYTYATPGTYTITMTMRDGGGNATTTSRQVTVGGAYVPAGPQRLLDTRDGSGPVGPGGQTSVQVTGTYGVPTTGVTAVVLNVTATGPTADSFLSVYPSGGANPGTSNVNFGAGQTVPNLVTVPVGPDGKVVIANHSGSVDVVVDLQGYYQASPAARTGNFLTTVQPRRVMDTRDGTGGVPQAPVHGTQVLNVMGLGSAVVLNVTVTNASTDSFLTVSPDGVPTPTASNLNYRAGQTTSNLVIVPVPMSGKIDVTNHFGSADVIADVEGSFDEWYATQTPSTAFMPLAPSRLLDTRDHATPVGPNGTLGLSVAGVGSVPAYAKSVVLNVTVVNPTASSFLTVFPSGDRPSTSNLNFGAGQITQGQVIVPIGPDGKVDFYNLAGTVDVVADVFGYFA, encoded by the coding sequence GTGTCAAGACGCCTTGCGCCTTCGGCGCTGGTGCTCACGCTCGTCAGCTCGGCCGCTCTCGCCGTGCCCGCGAACGCCGCCACGGCCACTGACCTCTACGTCGCTCAGCGCAGCATGTCCTGCCTCGACACCGGCCCAGGCACGCAGAACCAGCCGTTCTGCACCGTCCAGGCCGCCGCCGACGTCGCATTACCGGGGCAGACCGTGCACGTCGACGCCGGGGACTACGCTCCGGTGACCATCACGAGGTCGGGCTCGCCCGGCACGCCGATCACCTTCGTCAGCGTGAAGCAGCTCCTCGGCGCTCCGGTCCAGACTGCGGTGGGCTTCACGAGCGACGGCTACCAGGCCCCGCACGCGTTCACCGTGACGGGGTCGCACGACATCGTCATCAGTACCTTTGACACCGTGGGCACGGCCGGCGCCTTCGTGATCGACAACTCGAGCCGGGTGACCGTCGACAGCAACTATGTCAGCGTCGGCCACGGCCTGGAGACCGCGCCGACGGCGGGCGTGAGCCTGACCAACGGCAGCAGCGCGGTCACTATCAGCCGGAACCTGATCACCGGATGGGGCGCCACCGGCGTTTCCGTGGGCCAGGGTGTCACCGACAGCACCGTCACGACGAACCTGATCCGGGGCAACTACGGTCCGGGCGTCGTCGCCACTGACGCTCCGGGCACCGTGGTCTCGAGCAACACCGTGTTCGGCAACTGCGTGGCCGGCATCTCGCTCGGCGGCGCCACCACGGGTGCGACCGTCGAGAACAACATCGTGGGCAGCAACGACGCGACCGTCTCCAACGAGCCGAACTGCAAGGTGCACCGCTCCCCGTCGAGCGCCGAGATCGTGGTGGCCGCCGGCTCGACCGACGGAACCGTCGTCGACTACAACCTGACGCACCCCCTCTCGGGGGGCTCCGCGTACAGCTGGGGCGGAGTCGGGTACAAGACATCGGCGGACTTCCACTCGGCTTCGGGCCAGGGCGTGCACGAGATGACCGCCGACCCGAAGTTCGCGGCCAGCGCCACGCTCGCGCTGGCCGAGGGCTCGCCGGCGATCGACTCCGGCGACCCGACGGCGCCGGGTGAGCTCCCGACCGACCTGAACCACGCCCCTCGCGTGGACGATCCGCTCGCCGCCAACGCGAGCGCGGGGTTCGCCGATCGTGGCGCGTCGGAGCTCCAGGATCCGTTCCAGCTCAAGCAGTTCGATGTCTCCCCGACCCAGGGCCCGTCCCCGCTGCCGGTCACGCTCAAGGCGGAGGTCGACGACCCGTGGTCGACGCAGCCGTCCTACACGTTCGAGTTCGGCGACGGCAGCGCGCCGGTGACCACCGGCTCGCTTGCGGTCCAGCACACCTACGAGCACGCGTCCGATTCCAGCTACGAAACCGAAGTGACGGTCAACCTCCCGGCCGGCGTGACGCGCCACGCCGCGAACCTTGTCAAGGTCACGACGCCGGCCCCGCCGGTCGCCAAGCTGACCGTACGTCAGGTCGGGCCGCTGACGGTGGACGTGGACGCCCGCGACTCGACCGACCCGTGGGCGATCACCGAGTACGACTACGACCACGGCGACGGAAGCCCGGTGATCAAGAGCCCCAACGGCACCGATGACTACACCTACGCCACCCCCGGCACCTACACGATCACGATGACCATGCGGGACGGCGGTGGCAACGCGACCACGACGTCGCGGCAGGTCACCGTGGGTGGTGCCTATGTCCCCGCCGGACCGCAGCGGCTGCTGGACACGCGGGACGGCAGCGGCCCGGTGGGCCCGGGCGGCCAGACGAGTGTGCAGGTGACCGGGACATATGGCGTCCCGACGACCGGCGTCACGGCGGTGGTCCTCAACGTGACGGCGACCGGCCCCACCGCGGACAGCTTCCTGTCCGTGTACCCGAGTGGCGGAGCCAACCCCGGCACGTCCAACGTCAACTTCGGCGCCGGGCAGACCGTGCCCAATCTGGTGACGGTGCCGGTGGGTCCGGACGGAAAGGTTGTGATCGCCAACCACAGCGGCTCGGTGGACGTCGTCGTCGACCTGCAGGGCTACTACCAGGCGTCGCCGGCGGCGCGGACCGGCAACTTCCTCACCACGGTCCAACCCCGTCGGGTCATGGACACCCGTGACGGCACGGGCGGTGTGCCGCAGGCCCCGGTCCACGGGACCCAGGTGCTGAACGTGATGGGCCTCGGCTCGGCGGTCGTGCTGAACGTGACGGTGACCAACGCGAGCACCGACAGTTTCCTCACCGTCTCGCCGGACGGCGTGCCCACGCCGACGGCGTCCAACCTGAACTACCGCGCCGGGCAGACCACCTCGAACCTGGTGATCGTGCCGGTGCCGATGAGCGGCAAAATCGACGTCACCAACCACTTCGGCAGCGCCGACGTGATCGCCGATGTCGAGGGTTCCTTCGACGAGTGGTATGCCACCCAGACCCCGAGCACGGCGTTCATGCCCCTCGCGCCGTCACGGCTGCTGGATACCAGAGACCACGCGACGCCGGTCGGCCCGAACGGCACCCTGGGCCTGAGCGTGGCCGGTGTCGGTTCGGTGCCGGCGTACGCCAAGTCGGTAGTGCTCAACGTGACGGTGGTGAATCCGACCGCCAGCAGCTTTCTGACCGTGTTCCCGAGCGGCGACCGGCCGAGCACGTCGAACCTCAACTTCGGCGCGGGGCAGATCACCCAGGGGCAGGTCATCGTGCCGATCGGACCGGACGGCAAGGTCGACTTCTACAACCTGGCCGGCACGGTCGACGTCGTCGCCGACGTGTTCGGCTACTTCGCCTGA
- a CDS encoding sensor histidine kinase: protein MKSGSLRLRVTLWVTVALAVVLIALVVVVDALFSRQTVQDQTNLIRDRVQLANQLEKQRLQPEQLYARLSLGGYIFVRITEPSGLVLGPKMAQAATTPAPRTVTYRNGTRITFFADSETRPQTNLRRLLIIVGISALAVTAVALIFIVRFALRPLDHMATLARSIAAGDRGRRLAPARTDTELGRTAAAFDNMLDELEGAEQQARRAESRTRQFVADAAHELRTPIAGLQAVAESVLQQNPETDPEERDRMLLLLVRESRRAGRLVDDLLALARIDAGLDLQHEPVDLRHLADAEADRTRVLAPELTISVDGPSVVVSGDPQRLAQVLANLMNNARQATGGSGSVSLTVGAAAGYAHLVVADTGPGVPDADRERIFDRLVRLDEARASASGGSGLGLPIARGICRAHGGDLRCEPPPPGIPGAVFRITLPLPTTLDAPTVAFPSLTP from the coding sequence GTGAAGAGCGGCTCGCTCCGCCTTCGGGTCACGTTGTGGGTCACCGTCGCGCTCGCCGTCGTGCTCATCGCGCTGGTGGTCGTCGTCGACGCGCTGTTCAGCCGGCAGACCGTGCAGGACCAGACCAACCTGATCCGGGACCGTGTGCAGCTCGCCAACCAGTTGGAGAAGCAGCGCCTCCAACCGGAGCAGCTGTACGCGCGGCTGTCGCTCGGCGGCTACATCTTCGTGCGGATCACCGAGCCCAGCGGTCTCGTGCTCGGGCCGAAGATGGCGCAGGCCGCCACCACACCCGCCCCTCGGACCGTCACCTATCGCAACGGCACCCGGATCACTTTCTTCGCCGACTCCGAGACGCGGCCGCAGACCAACCTGCGCCGACTGCTGATCATCGTCGGCATCTCCGCGTTGGCCGTCACCGCCGTCGCCCTGATCTTCATCGTGCGGTTCGCGCTGCGGCCCCTGGACCACATGGCCACCCTCGCCCGCTCCATCGCCGCCGGCGACCGGGGCCGTCGGCTCGCACCCGCCCGTACCGACACCGAACTCGGGCGCACCGCCGCCGCCTTCGACAACATGCTCGACGAGCTGGAAGGCGCCGAACAGCAGGCCCGCCGGGCCGAGTCCCGCACCCGGCAGTTCGTCGCCGACGCCGCGCACGAGCTGCGCACCCCCATCGCCGGCTTGCAGGCCGTCGCCGAGTCCGTTCTCCAGCAGAACCCCGAGACCGATCCCGAGGAACGGGACCGGATGCTCCTGCTGCTCGTTCGCGAGTCCCGCCGTGCCGGCCGCCTCGTCGACGACCTGCTCGCCCTCGCCCGTATCGACGCCGGTCTCGACCTCCAGCACGAGCCCGTCGACCTGCGGCACCTCGCCGACGCCGAGGCCGACCGCACCCGGGTGCTCGCCCCCGAGCTCACCATTTCCGTCGACGGCCCCTCCGTCGTCGTCTCCGGCGACCCTCAACGCCTGGCCCAGGTGCTCGCCAACCTCATGAACAACGCCCGCCAGGCCACCGGCGGCTCCGGCTCCGTCTCCCTCACCGTCGGCGCCGCCGCCGGCTACGCCCACCTCGTCGTCGCCGACACCGGCCCCGGCGTCCCCGACGCCGACCGCGAACGGATCTTCGACCGCCTCGTCCGCCTCGACGAGGCCCGCGCCAGCGCCTCCGGTGGCTCCGGTCTCGGCCTCCCCATCGCCCGCGGCATCTGCCGCGCCCACGGCGGCGACCTCCGCTGCGAGCCGCCGCCCCCAGGCATCCCCGGCGCCGTCTTCCGGATCACGCTGCCCCTGCCGACCACCCTCGACGCCCCAACCGTGGCATTCCCGTCTCTAACGCCCTGA